The Vitis vinifera cultivar Pinot Noir 40024 chromosome 7, ASM3070453v1 genomic interval CTGAAGGatttatttccaaatatttaataaaatttgaaaagtgcGTCTTACCCACCACCGTAGATATTTCCCCATGAAAATGAGTGAGGCTCTTCCATATATGAGCAGGATGCTCCACACACCATGCTAGTCACGTGGCCCACAAAACTCTCATCGCTTCTTCCACtatctctttcttcttcatcttccttcacgctctctatttctctctagATATGGCTGCCAAGCTCATGCGCGCGGTTCGGTACAGTGGCTATGGAGGTGGAGCTGCTGGGTTGGAGGTACATTTTTATCTCCTCCTTCTGGGTTTGGCTTCTTTTTATTGGGTTttcagttttttctttttcttttttctttcctttttgttttttgttttttgtttttgttttttgagtttTATGTGATATGGAAGCTGAGAAGAGGGATTGTGAGGTgggtttgattttctttgtgatTGAATCAATTGGGTTTattgtgcatttttttttaattatcgcTCTAGTGATTTTTTCTTCCCGCTTGTttcaaatacaaaaagaaaagggcTTTTGCTTttgatcatttatttatttatttattttttctggtGCTGATTGTATTCCATAGCATGTCAGTTTGATTCCATTTACTTTTTCATGGTATTTAGTGATTTTGTGTTCACACTTGTTCCTTGTGAAAAGGGGGAATTGTTAGGTTTGAATGATGAccctatttttatataattttttttttagagttataTAAGGGAATTGTACAAGAATCAACAAACTCACTGCTTTGGAGAATGAATTTGTGTTGAGTAAGAATCTtcattggaatttttaaagaatGCCGCCTTGTCTTTTGACATGAGACAATCTGAGGGCCATTTTGCAATCAGTTGTTAGAATTAATAGGTCTTCAAATAATTAGGAGAGGCCTTTGTTAAGAGTTGTGGAAAATTTGGAAGGAGCAGAGTAGAAGAAGAGTTTTCAGAGAATAGGAATTGGCATTGTGGAAACCAAATGTGGTTTTCCTTGGGTGTTTATCATTGTTGATTTCATACTCTTAACTGTTCAAAAATTTCCTAATTGCTGTTCTCATGCTAGTTCAGGCCAATTTTGGCATTAAAACTTGGGAATTTTCAGGCAATTTGTAGGGACCTGATGCATTCATGCTCATAGTCACCTTTTGTTTGCAGTTGGGACTTGAAATAATGGTTTCAAAAGGTTAAAATTATAGCTATTAGTTTTGGGTTTAAGAAAATGGAACTGATTTGACTACATTTAGCATCAAATGTTTTCTGGACTCACAAATTCAAAGGTGCAAATTGGTTTTTAGTGAATCAGAATTGAAGCTTAAAAGGATGGCTTAAACAAGTGCTTTTCATGCATTTGGACAAAAGAAGATAGGTAACATTTGATCTAGCTGTTATGAAGGAGGGTATTAAGAAATTTAAGGAATCTTCTAGTTTAACTTCTATAACTCGGGTGTTCATATTTTAGTCAAGATAGCAAGCTCACAAACTCTCTGAACAATGAAGACAGTAGCGAAAATTTAGaatatgacaatttttttctGGAAGGGTAAAGGAAAAATATGGAACTTGAACTCATAAACCTGCCAAAAGATTTCTCAAGCTGCCTTGGGAGCTAATACTTATATTTCTATGAGTGCAGCATGTTGAGGTTCCAGTTCCAGCTCCAGCTAATGATGAGGTTTTGCTGAAATTGGAAGCAGCAAGCCTAAATCCAGTAGATTGGAAAATTCAGAAAGGCATCCTGCGTCCTCTTTTACCCCGCAAATTCCCCCACATACCTGGTAATTAACTGGTGGCTATggtttatatttgaatttctgttttgctttattttctttctattgattttccttttatttatcctCTTGACTCTTTTTGACATGTATTATATTATGCCTCAATTCTACAAGTTATCATCTAATCGTGTTGAATTTTTAAGCTCTTTTTCTTCACAATGATAAATGAAAATTCTATTACTGCTCAAGTGTTCAGCATGATCTCCTGTGTCTTTAACACAATTTATATCCTTATTGTGTTCTTGCAATGGGAAGGTGTTAGCCACTCTACATCTTCCCATATAAGATAATTTCTACTCCTAGCCAAATTTATCATGGAGGGTTTACATAGTCAAATCAAATCAGAGAGTAGTTAAGCATATTCACATCACATGAAATTGCATGCAAATCATGGATTCCTGGTAATCAAGAAAAGTAGTTTTGGTAACTAGGGATTTTTTCTAGTGAACAGAGCCttccaaaataatttaggaAATACCAAAGAATTCAATGATGCAGTCTGAGGAAGTGATTTCTTTTTCCAGGTTGAATTGTAGGCTGTTATAGGTATGGAGATCTTAACAGAAAAAATTAGATTATGGAGACCAAAGATTTTGGATACTAAACTTGAATTAGAAGTTCTTAAAGCTAAGAGCAGGTTTCTTCCATTATTGGATTTACAACAAGTTTCCCTGAAAACAGAAGCATTCTCTGTTTTGGACACAGAAAAACTCAAAATAAGTTTTTAGTTGCTGGGAACccatataaattaatttcttttaatctatgaagaaaacaaaaaataagactCACCATAACACCCAGAACTAGCTTCACTAGCATTACAAATTTTAACCTTTCCAATGCAATCATGCAGCTACTTAAAACAGCTGTTGTGCACAAACAACCACTAGATCAAAGTAAAACATGAGTTTTTAAGGATTTAGACATGTCTCAAATAAatcaattcaaacaaaaagGGTTCAATTTCAAGTTTAGCAAGGTTTAGGGTTGGAAGGATGCAGGACAGTCCTTGAAGTAGCTGTGTACAATAAAATAATGGGGAGTCAGGGCTTCTGCTTTAGGGGTTTAtggaggaaaaggtggaatttgAGTCTATTGGTTGAACAAGGATTAGAAAGGTGATGGTTTTATGTGATCTATGGCTGGAATTATAGGGAATACTTCCCATAAATTCTGGAAAGAAAACTATTCTTAtcaatgtgaaaaataaaatataactaaataaataaacttctCAGTGGACTGTACTTATTTAGTGATGACTCTCCACTAATTCCTCCTGATTGTGACTCTAAGAAGACCATAATGTAACGTTTCCACAAAATCATTCAAGTTGAAATTTCTGTTATAAGACTTGTTTGCCAATCTAATTGCAACTATTAGAAGACATGTTGTAATGCATTAAAGACATGGGAAAACAGTGTGATCAGCTGGCTGAGCTTCTGTTATCATTAGAGACTAGATATTATGTGGATTACAAATACAAATCATGCTCAGTAAATTCAGTTGGATGAATCTTTATTAGGATAATCTTAGATTGTTGAGGCAACAGAGAGGACGACCTTTTGAGGGAGATCATTTCCTGGAGATGGGTTTGGCCTTTCAAGATCTTCTTTCTATTTTAGGGCTTTGATTATCTTTATGGGCAGTGTAGAATTAGAgttctatgtttcttttttatttatgttagaTGTTTTTAAATTCTCCTTGTTATGTGGAACTATTATTTTAAGCTGTTTCTACTTTCTCTTTGTTTTGATAGATCCAGAGCCATGCATTTACCTTctcatcaattttatttattcagaGCTATGTGGATTTATTAGTTGTGGACTATCAGTCATGTGTTTTGGTCTGTATGTGTGTTATAAATATGCAAAATCAAACCAATAAAACTTAATTCAGTTGTTGCTTTTTGTTCTATATTTGGTGTCTCATTTTAGTACAAACTCTTCTAGATTTTGATACATTTAGTTAATATCTCTTGCGGCATTTTAATATTCATAGCACTATACTGCTCAGGATTTAGAATTAACTGTCTAGTTAGGTATGAGCCTTCTGAACCATAACAGGTTGAATCTTCGCTAATCACACCATGTCTCTTAAGGGGTCGTTGTTTTAATTCTATAATGCAACTATGTTTCTTTGGTTGTTTGTTCGTATTCGGTAATTCTTTAATCATGTTCTTATTTTTTCGTTGTATTTTTGGTTGTAAATCAACTGTGTTTCTTGATTCAACAGTATCTAGTTGAGGCATTACTGTATTTGATCCTCgtataaactaataaaaaattttatgggCAAGAAATGTTTATATGTTCTTTTACCTTTCTTATTAGATGATTtaacattttgattttataaaataaaaatcaatagttTTATTCCTTATACCTTGGAGCTTGCATCTTAGGAAGCAAAACTTGCATAATGCTTCAAAGGCATATATCTTGGAGCCTGTGCCTTACCTTACTGGAAGCAAAATGCATAGCAGAATGTTCTCACCTTTGAAACCACTATTTTATGCAATGTTTTATGGGCATTACATCTTGCCATTGTGGCTAACTAAATTTGCATgcacctttttaaaaaatgtgcAGCTGTCCTTGTTCTTATTAGTCAAAGATAGAAAATTTTGGATTGCAACTGGATATGCAGTTATATTTGAGAATCCCCCCATGGATAGCTTTGAAGTATCAAGGGGCTTTTTCTTAAGCTGGTTGCTTTGCCTCATGATACATATTTAGTTTTCAACCATTTGTGTTGTAAGATGAACGGGGGAATTTCCATCGATATTCCCAGTGTGAATGTATACTGTCCAGATCAGAGAATTATCAGTTGGAAAGCAATGTGGGGGTTGGtttcattcaagtgttaaaggAAACCCTTAGACAGCCTAATTAATATCAGTTTCATCTGACACTTTGTTTACTCGCCCCATACTGATTAGCTGTTTAGTTTTTAGCAATTTATGTTTTCATTCTAACTTACTATCTTCCTTGTTGGAGCAGTTACTGATGTGGCTGGAGAGGTGGTGGAGGTTGGATCTGGAGTCAAAGATTTCAAAGCTGGTGACAAAGTTGTTTCTGTACTTAGCCAAGTTAAGTAACAGCCTGATTTTTACATTCTATTGAACTCTATATGATCTCATGTTAGGTAATATCtgcattaaaaattttcaatatggtCAATCACTTTTGTTTCTACCCATCTATGAGATATACCATAGATTGTGTATCTTGGTTCTGGTCCATGCAGATACTAGATAATAgcacaaaaatattttagtaagCTGGACATTCCAAAATGCCCTTGATTCTTTTTCtgggttgaagaaaatgataCTTCCTCCATTGCCAACATGTGGTAATTCATTAATTGGCAGGCTATGgtcaataattctttttttcttttttaaattattagataAAGAGGGAAAATGTGTCACAAAAGGGAGCTATGAGAGAggatattttctctcaaatgaGAGCATTTTCTGAATTGTGTGTCAATTgctatgaaaaacaaaacaccAGGATTAGGAAAATCATCCAACCCAATGGTGGAAAAGGACATATCGAATGAATTGGCTGTATTCTTTATGGCAAACCTATACACCTTTTCTTGCCCCCTTTGGCATTGGCATACAGTTCAATAATGAGGCCTAGTAAAAACATAGACATAATGATAGAGGTTTCTTAGATGCCACCAGTTACCTTTTTTCTCTAAAGAATCAGCTTTCCCTCAAAAGTAGAGTAGAATGTAGATATATCTTTACCACTCTCTCTCTGCATCCAAAGAAAGGGAAGTTGCCCTTTCAATACCACTACTTCAATTGGCTAGCTTAGATAAAGCAAATAGGAACCAAATCCTCTGATCTCTATTTTATTGAATCCTGTAACTTCCAATGAAAAATCggtgtttaattttattaggcAAAATGAAATCACTTCTAGGCACGAGTCAGAACCCTGGTGGTTCGATTCTTTACAATTACgtaaatcatttatttatttcttctacAAGTAGGGAGCACACACGACACACGATCAGTAGGAATCACTAAAGACTAAAATTAAGCATGACTAAGGGAAAAAATTATCAAGGGGCAGGGTGAAGTTGGATAagaaatttgtaataataatgaGGTTAACATAAGTTGAAGTAGATATCCACCCACAACTTAAGAATAGCATTAGACCATCCCTGCTCTCCAGAGTGAGAAAACAAGATTTGCATAAATATAAAAGTACGCATACGTTTTGTTTACTAATCTTGAAGCTCTGGGTATTGATGACAGAACGGAGGTGGACTAGCAGAGTTTGCCGTGGCTAAAGAGAACTTGACAGTCTCAAGGCCTTCCGAAGTGTCAGCAGCTGAAGGCGCAGGCTTGCCCATTGCAGGTCTTACAGCTCACCAGGCTCTCACCCAGGTGGTAGGCATCAACCTTGACGGAAGTGGCCCAGAGAAAAACATCCTAATCACAGCTGCCTCAGGTGGGGTCGGTCACTATGCTGTTCAACTTGCAAAGCTGGGAAACACACATGTTACAGCCACTTGTGGAGCACGAAACATTGATTTCGTCAAGAGCTTAGGGGCTGATGAGGTTCTGGACTACAAGACCCCAGATGGTGCAGCTCTCAAGAGCCCATCTGGTCGGACATTTGATGCTGTGATCCACTGTGCAACAGGCATTCCCTGGTCCACCTTCGAGCCTAACTTAAGCACAAATGGGAAGGTAATCGATATCACTCCTAACGTTAGTGCCATGCTGACATTTGCTCTGAAGAAACTCACTTTCTCTAAGAAGCAGCTGGTGCCCTTGCTTGTAACTCCCAAGAAGGAGAACCTGGAGTGTCTTGTTGGGTTGGTGAAGGAAGGGAAGCTTAAGACAGTGATCGACTCGAAACATCCTCTGAGCAAGGCTGAAGATGCTTGGGCCAAGAGCATCGATGGCCATGCCACTGGGAAGATCATTGTCGAGCCTTAAGCATGATTATATATCAGTGATTATATATCAACTCTAATATGCTTAATGAAAAAGGTGTGATATAGTATATGAGGGTTAGGTAATAATTATTTGCATTAGAACAAGGTATTTGATGATGTTTGCTTCTGCCTTACGCTTTGCATGCTGGTTATTGTAAATGTGTGCGTCCTTCATTCATATTTGTAAATTGTATAAGCTTTTGTCATGTTTGGTCATgggtttcttttttcctttcattttctttcccttgtttTATAATGTGGGGTGCTGCTTTTGCTAATAAGGTTCGTCCAGTAACATTTTCAGAGTAtaaatgagaaatgaaaatgaatattttgtttttattcatgtTGCTCTTTGAATAGGAATGAGTTTGGTGATTTTGATTCTTGTGTTTTGATGCGTTTGGGAATGCAAATTTGGAATGATTAGATTTCAATAttaggtaaaaataaaaatgataatgaaaaaaaaaatggacaataataggtttgaaataatttttttattttaaaaaaaatcctcaagctACAAAGtttgaagtaattttttattttatttacaaaaacattttttgagaCCCCTTTTTGCTAATAGTAAAAGTTGGTTTggttgttttatttaaaaacgatattttgttttcaaaaaaaataaaattatagcaCTGTTTTCTTGTTGTTCCctaaaaacatatttcaaaaacaaagtgaaataaaaaaataatttttaaagaataaataaagattGTTTTCATCATcttagaaagaaaaaggaaaaatagagaaataagagaaaaaaaaattcaaattaaacaaaatataatgtGTTAGAATTATTAACGagttcattaatttttaaaaatattttgaaattcaaataatgATTCAATAAATACCAAAATtgtatatgaaaaaattaatttaaaatgactattatttttctttgcataAAACCATTatgtttccaaaattttcattgggaaataaatttcaaatcaaaccaGACTTTGTACTGAATTTATTattgagtttaataatttttaaaataatttaaaactcaaaaaatttatataaccaTGGTAAAATATATTAGATAAAAACTAATACATTATGAGTTATAACTTTATGGTTGATTTATCCAATACACATAACTATATTATCTGAATTTTTTTAACTTggtaaatagattttaaattaagtgAAATATAATTAGTATGTTTTTaggcattattattattaaatattaatattgttcttcatattattattatgatattagtattttaaattattcatattattactAATATCATTCTTATTAacattatctattatttttatgattattattccatttattattcatatttttaatattttattaaaaataatatttttatatttttattattagtacTACAAAGAAACCCTAAAagataatttctattttttaattcttaagacttgtaaactttattaaaaattattcttcttTTGCCTTTTATACATTATATGTTACATTAAGACTAATTagatcattattattattattattacatcatTAATATTTATggtatttgttttatattattaattttattataaatattttaatgaactaATATTATGTTCAAGTTATAGGTATGATAAAAATGCGTTGATTTTAGGAATACAATAGAATAAAACAAGGTTTCTAATGTTATTAGATTTGTTACAAAATGTAGGtgcaatatttatatatataacttacAACATAAATACACTAAAAGTACAAGACATTACGACATGTTTTAATTTGTTACAAAATGTAGGTATTAGGTACAATATTTATGTATTGAACTTATAACATAAAGATACTAGAAGTACGATATATTACGACATGCCTTAATTTCGCTTTttaatagttataaaaataatttttaatcataatattttcttaatagttATATTTGTAAAACTAGTAATGAATTTATAAAATCtatataataaatgataaaacaaaggctatgaataaataaggaaaatacccaaaagggggggtgaattgggttttttaaaatctttttccacacaataatatatgcacaaaataaataaaggaaagagataaagttagagaattcaaactcagatttatagtggttcgacactcccttgcctacgtccactctcctcaatcttctaaccgagtgagggttccactaacttgaagcttcaatcaagctttcaatcgtcttacacttggattccggctccaatgggctcttacacaatgtcttcaagatttgaaccacttgaaggctttcacactcagtttacacaaggatgaaactctcaacctagcttaaggaaggctcaagtacaagagaaagctaggatgaattgcaagagtgcactaagaatatgcaagtgatggtttaatgcactaagaaagaagatGAGAGCTTCttagatcaagaacaggtaggtaggctttgaatgcaattgttctcttagtcataaatgaagaggagctctcaatttataggtttctaagctcgggagacaaaaatagcagaaagtagcctcgaccggacgagcaaagggtcgaccggatcactagctgttggagcatttaatgcatggcaggttaccgttgccttgaccggacctcgaccggacaagggtggggctcgaccgggaagaggaagctactgggagagagagaaggtttttgtgcCTCCCTCGACCGGATGAAccttttggccctgaaaacctatcattttttatttttttcttttccaatacttaggcaaggtctttaggtgagttaatatgccaattttgaatcaatttgcctaaggtatatttgatataactcggtttttaaagaaaataaagttttaaagaataaaccgagttttctaagatgcatgaaaaggtatgaacatcctaagtgcactcatgctatcatcttacattcatttcctatgatcacaagtcttccaaatgatCTCGATCCCGTATTCGTTTGgtccttgatgaatttttgagattatgcctgagattcttaacaatttaaaacaattagtcacttaaccatggtttgttatcatcaaaacctgattaggagaacccttggactaacaataaataatataataactttatatttttaattattggaatgaaactataaattttaaaattattatattctatattattattaatattattcttatttgataggttatgttgaaattttaatatgtggacttacataatcaatgtgataatgtcataaatcaatgttattttatttttgcattgtggtccataatgggactggacacatattgttacttgattttttatggactcaccctaattcacttgattgacccattaagtcaagtggtccaaataatgtatataatgtgtgaaatatatgaatatatatatatatatatataaaagtgaaaaggaagacTTCTTCTTCTTGGGGCTAAAAAAAGGGCACGCATTGCATACTCGTCTTGAGAGCATACACAAACTGAATCTTGGGTGTAGAAAGGAAAGAGCTCATTGAACCTGAATTTTCATACCATCATGGACCGAGCATATTCTTGGATACCAGTGGAGCACGAAAATAGCTTTCCATGACATTAATCAAGATAAGCATTTCAGTTATTGTCATTTAATGCATGTTTTAATGTTTACAtgtggaaaaagaagaagaaaaagaagaaaaagaaaaaatgtgaaTTATAGTTAAAACGCTTATGTATTGATCTTACAATATAAGTATACCAAAATTTCAATACATTATGAAATgcatttatttcactttttaataattataaaaataatttgtattataataatttcttaataGCTATATTATAAAgttaaacaattcaaaaattttgaaacctatttaataaaagtataaaaaaaaaatgttattgttataaaatatgagaatttattagATTAGAGAAACTTGTAAATGATCATCCATattaatgtaaatatttttgtgagacgaaaatttattttcagttttctttctacattctacttttcttttattttacaactcGTTATCATAACGGTTTGACtatatagaaaatgaaaaaatgctTGAGgtagaaagaagagaagaatgCTCGAgatagaaaaatagaagaatttaTCTATAAAGTTTCTTATAGGTATGTAGTCTTATTTTCTTCAAACGACATATGAAAAATAGTATgtattgtattttattattataatttttatttactttatctcATAGCTTCTAGCTATGTaaatcatatttcatataatcAAGCCAAAAGCTTgtaattttagatattttaattatttaataaccataaattaaaaagaaaaattttcataaccaaaagttatgaaaaatatgtacaatcctcataaccagaagttataaggcaaataataaaattacaaatacatagtCGAAAGTTATGCATATGATccctaattatttttaaattatattatataaatggAAGTTATATAAAACAACATTATATGACCAGAAACTATATAATGAATGGTTCATAGTTTGAAGTTATATGCAAATTTGCataatgaatagttcatagcaTAAAgttatttacaaatttatacAATGAATAAGTCATAACCTAAAGCTATGTACAAAtccaaaattacaaatacaaaaccagaagttatgtatataattcctaattatttgtttttaattataaggTATAATTGaaagttttacaaaataatattctatagccagaagctataaaatgaatagttcataaccTGAAGTTATGTACGAATTTATacaatgaatagttcataacaTAAAGCTATGGACAAATTTACACAATGAATAGTTAATAGTCTAAAGCTATGCACAAATttacacttttaaaaaaaaaaatagttcatagcctataaagttatgtacaaatttggacgttttttttgttctaacaaaataatcataacttgaagttatgaaagatattaatttttaatttcttttaattatattgtgtaaTCAAAAGTcgtacaaaacaaaattttatagcCAAAAGTCATACAATGAATATTTCATAACttgaagttatgtacaaatttatatatttatgttacgataaaagaaaatgtatagtacaaaaaatgttttcatagcTAGAAGCTATATAAGCCATATTTTTTGTACTTAAAGCAGAAACTTGAAAAtgatgatattttaattttgtacagCTAGAAGCTATATAGAAAATTTCTTATAggtagaagttatgaaaaaattttgttgataattaTTTCATAGTAGGACTCATgtagacaatttttaaaattttgttgtttaaCTAGAAGTTTTGACAAATTTATTCTTTAGTTAATATTATCTTGTTAGTTTCTTTGAGTTCATAGTAATTATTTTACTATatgataatatgaaaaatattgtttatcaAAATCAACCTATGTAGAGAAGGAAAGTAAATATTTCtatatattcttataattagaagttatataataatttgtatttggTAGCCTAAAGCtgcatgaaaaataatttgtacaTCGTTATAGCCTAAagctatataaataattaatttgcatattcattatagcctgaagctatatgaaaaacttttatatatttttatagccCAAAGCCTGAATCTATATAgaaattttttgtatatatttttatatattggaaaaatatgtaaaatattttcatagtgTGAAGTtctatgaaataaaatatgtatttcctataaatgaaaactatagagattattattttatatgttattataGTTAAAagctatacaaaaaaaaaaggttgatatTATATACTTTCTCATAGCTAAGATCTATgttgaataattaattttataatcttTCATGGCTAGAAGCCATATCGAAAATTTATGACCTGAAGTTATATATGTGAAACAAAATATatgttatacataaatataaattattataagtattatgattaaaaaaaataaaaattgttgtttCACTTATAGCCTAGAGCTACAagaattttatatgtttttatagCCTTAAGttatgaaatatgaatttttcttttcttttttaagagtTCAATTATTGAAATCcttaattttctattattttgatttgaatgtatcatttgtatttttattaatgcaataatttcattatccaagaataattttgatattacaataggttctattattttttatatattccattatatctttacatatatatttagatGGATTTATAGTGTTTcaattgaagttttgagacaacCAGATGTTTTAAATCATGATATGAAATTTTGatctataaattaatttttgtacaTTGATTtagattataataatatttgaataaaattattgatctaTCACTACAATTAGTTTGATCATTAAAATACTTCCTAGtcatttcatgtataaattgctctacacttataaaatcaaatgtgtgaaaTATTTACGAAATATATAagtttaaattatcttttctatatttttagtgatgttatatatattcttgttgcttttacacaacttattaAGGTAAGTCATCATCGATGACTAGtatttttctattgattttaattcttcttccataataatatttctt includes:
- the LOC100248513 gene encoding chloroplast envelope quinone oxidoreductase homolog, coding for MAAKLMRAVRYSGYGGGAAGLEHVEVPVPAPANDEVLLKLEAASLNPVDWKIQKGILRPLLPRKFPHIPVTDVAGEVVEVGSGVKDFKAGDKVVSVLSQNGGGLAEFAVAKENLTVSRPSEVSAAEGAGLPIAGLTAHQALTQVVGINLDGSGPEKNILITAASGGVGHYAVQLAKLGNTHVTATCGARNIDFVKSLGADEVLDYKTPDGAALKSPSGRTFDAVIHCATGIPWSTFEPNLSTNGKVIDITPNVSAMLTFALKKLTFSKKQLVPLLVTPKKENLECLVGLVKEGKLKTVIDSKHPLSKAEDAWAKSIDGHATGKIIVEP